In Schizosaccharomyces osmophilus chromosome 2, complete sequence, the following proteins share a genomic window:
- the sdh2 gene encoding succinate dehydrogenase (ubiquinone) iron-sulfur protein subunit gives MLSRRIQAIRPFFKQSLLFNARRMATEANVSTTASKPEAPEEKLKTFEIYRWNPERPDLKPKLQKYQVNLKNCGPMVLDALNQIKNEQDPTLTFRRSCREGICGSCAMNINGSNTLACLCHIKTDEKPTKIYPLPHCFVIKDLVPDLTYFYKQYKAIEPWLQNNNIPKGKELYQSREDREKLDGLYECILCACCSTSCPSYWWNAEEYLGPAVLMQAYRWIIDSRDQSTPRRLAAMQNSMSVYRCHTIMNCARTCPKGLNPGLAIAKLKALMATS, from the coding sequence ATGTTGAGCCGTCGAATTCAAGCTATACGCCCATTTTTTAAGCAATCTTTGCTCTTCAATGCCAGAAGAATGGCTACTGAGGCAAATGTTTCGACCACTGCGTCGAAACCTGAAGCACCGGAGGAAAAACTGAAGACATTCGAGATCTACCGCTGGAATCCTGAGCGTCCGGATTTAAAGCCtaaacttcaaaaataccAAGTAAACTTAAAGAATTGTGGACCTATGGTTTTGGATGCATTAAACCAGATCAAGAATGAACAGGACCCTACTTTGACTTTCCGCCGGTCTTGCCGTGAAGGTATTTGCGGATCTTGTGCTATGAACATCAACGGTAGCAATACTTTAGCTTGTTTGTGCCACATTAAGACTGATGAGAAGCCAACGAAGATTTATCCTTTACCCCATTGTTTCGTAATTAAGGATTTGGTTCCCGACCTTACCTACTTTTACAAGCAATACAAGGCTATTGAGCCTTGGTTGCAAAACAACAACATtccaaaaggaaaggaattGTATCAATCTCGTGAGGATCGTGAAAAACTTGATGGTTTATATGAATGTATTTTGTGTGCTTGCTGCTCTACGTCATGTCCTTCCTACTGGTGGAATGCCGAAGAGTACTTGGGTCCCGCTGTCTTGATGCAAGCTTACAGATGGATCATTGATTCTCGTGACCAAAGTACTCCTCGTCGTTTAGCTGCCATGCAAAATTCCATGTCTGTGTATAGATGCCATACCATTATGAATTGTGCCCGTACTTGCCCCAAGGGTTTGAATCCTGGTTTAGCCATTGCCAAATTGAAGGCTCTTATGGCCACCTCTTAA